The following DNA comes from Anastrepha obliqua isolate idAnaObli1 chromosome 1, idAnaObli1_1.0, whole genome shotgun sequence.
CGTAGCCCAAACGCTTATATTGACATTTTCTGCAGGCATTGAAAACGGCTGTCTCGACGGGGTGAGACCAAATGGAAGAGGGTGATAGATGAATAGGTTTAAATGGTAATGTACGTTTATGCGGGACATTTTTTGAGATCGCTGTAATATCCAAAATCTGTCACAAGCCGCTGAatgcttttttcttttaagcagTGTTTTGTTATACAATTGCCACAATTCGATGTCGTCTCTTTTGAGAGATGTTACCATATATAGAAAATCTGTatattattgtactaaaatgaGTTTGATTTCGTTtacaaaaataactaaaatccgaacggtataaaaataacaaaaatggtagatctctaaaaatatattaaaaatggaCACGAAAAATATTGGTTGGGCGAAATTTATAAAGCTATCAAAACAATTTTGatgctattttttttcttttttaggtgtactaattaaaaaaaaaacttatatgtGTTctctttgttataaaaaaatggcacAATTAAGATTTGACTCCTGTAATTAGGTGATGGACATCAGTTTTTGTTACGGTATCTGCTGCTCTTTGCCAATTCAGTTTAGACTGCTgctcatttaattattttctttttcagtttTAGCAATTGCCCAATATTTTCCTATTGGTCGCAATTGTCGGCAATTTGATGGGTTGTGGtccttttgaacaatatttaccTCGTGATTTTCATAAAAGCTCATAGCAAGACGGTTATAATGATACGATGCTAGATCGGATCAGAACAGAACTGAGCCTTTATGTTCTTTTATGAATGGCAGCAAACGTATTTGTAAACACTCCATAGTGATGAACGTTTGAATTTAATGACAccattatatggtttttgttccaCCGACAAGGTTTCATTATACGTTTTTAACACATAAGGTACCGTACTTTtcgaacaatttaaagtttttgctttgGCATTGAGCGGCAAATGACCAAAATACATTTTCAAGAATACGTAGAAGTTAGAAAAAGTGAATCGGCCAAATTAATAATGGCAACAAACACTACGAATAtgtatacttattttttaattacagttaGTTTTACGCAAATGCTAAGTAGTCACAatagactgttttttttttgtgtccattctttattcaaattaattgttaaaagatatgtatgtacattttttattgttccATTAAAATTGTGACAAGGGCTCAACGCCACGTCAATCCAGACCTTCCGATGGATAGCATAGATTCTCGGATTTGTGCTTACTATACTACAGTACTATCTCGATAATCCGGACACCCTTAATGTTAGGGGTCGTCCGGATTATGGGGGTGCCCGGATTatagatggttttttttttcaactaaacgttgtttttttgaaatgaacataacgcaattcagatatatgtacgtacataaatagttttattaaatacagtacaatcatacttacataataatatgtacatctgtacataatcaaacattttttttatttagtatgtactatttcaaaaaaattattaatattggtCTGCTGCGAgttcgccagcaacattttatctgcagtcttaaaactaaaatatctaTAGCCGAAGCGTCAATTTGTTCTGCCCATTGTATAgacttggaaaaaatattttttgcttcaccGCTACTTATAGTATTTACCGCTTCAACTATGGTTCAATCAGAATCAGcttcttctatattattattttcctaaTAATAATGTCCACTCAATTCAGTTTGTCACTAAAGAATAAACACAACGCGTGATTTATGCTGTTGCATTTCGTATACATATACCATATTGTTCTTAAAGTACCGCTATTTTACGAAAAACTCGcaaagcaaactaaaaattaaaatacatatgtatgtacatattgcgaagcaaatttgaaaaatgtccggattatagagtaaaaaatgttaaactgtcCGAATTTAGCAGTTGTCCGGATTATAGATGTGACCGGACTACCGCGTGTCCGGATTATCGAGATAGTACTGTACTACTATCGCTGTAGGCAATATTCGCCAAGTTATGTACACTCTTGGCCCtagttacatatataaatatatttataatcaatttaattttcacacatctctatttacatttattataattttacgtTCTTATATAGTATACTAGTGGTTTTAATTgtgaatatatataatttcacaACATGTATTAACAAAATCAATTTATTGAAAGAAACgatcaatattttaatttattaatatcatACCTTTCGCCTCATAACTGTGGCACATAGATGCTCAGACACTAAAGATTGTCTCACGGATTAAAAGTTCTtgttatttcatattaaaatactttcttACTTACTTTTCAGAAACGGAGATGAGCAACACTACTAATTCTGCAAATAATTGCCAAAATGATTTTATATTTCGTAACCCGTGTTCATATAATACACCTATAGCTGAACAGGAAGATGTAGACGACCGGGACGATGATATGACCTTTTGCATGTCAAATTATGCCAAAGAAGTTTTAAAGATGATGTTTATGATGCGATCACACAATATGCTTACAGATGTCATACTAGAAGTAAAACATGAACTATTTCCCGCCCACAAAGTAGTTTTGTCAGCAGCATCTCCTTATTTTAAAGCTATGTTTACGGGAGGTTTAAAAGAATCTGAAATGTCACGAGTTCAGCTGCAAGGAGTATGTATCGAAAATATGTTGTATTCAAAAGCCTATTTTATTGATTAAAATTCTTCTCTAAATGCTAGGTTTGCCCCACAGCAATGGGTCgaataatatatttcatgtaTACAGGCCATATACGTGTTACAGAAGTGACGGTCTGCCAATTACTACCTGCTGCAACTATGTTCCAAGTGCCAAACGTCATTAATGCATGCTGCGCGTTTTTAGAGAGGCAATTGGATCCAACGAATGCTATCGGAATAGCGAACTTTGCTGAACAGCATGGCTGCTCAGAACTGCAAAGAAAAGCCAACCATTTCATTGAAAGACATTTTACACAGGTAATTAATGACGAAAAATGTAACCTTGGGTTCGAGCCAATATCAAAAGGCTTACGGGAAATTATTTAGTGGCACCCTTTGGCAAACATTgtgcaaggtgaagtccaaaatacacaagactggcgtcatagaaatgtttttgatggcgccatattttaatgagttagtgcgttggaagttacgtccctagctgacttccagcgaaagcttggtgacattcggttcagtggaagcgaagttattgcgtctaaaatgtcagtatgtttgtgtcgtcggtacaaaaatgagtttcgaaccaagagttaatatcaaattttgttctaaaatcggcaaaacgtttaccgaaacattcgaattgatgaaaaaagtatatggcgatgattgtctatctcgtgccagagttcatgagtggcttacacgtttcagagatggttgtgaggacataaatgtcaatgaacatacgggccgcccaaaatcagtaattacagaaaactccatcgaaattgttcgtaaatttgtcAAAAACTGAAATCATcgctgaaattcatggaatcggagttgaatatctctaaaacatcgatttatcgcattttaactgattatttggtcctacgaaaggtctgtgcacgtttcattccgcacaagttaactgaggaccaaaaattacccagaattcaacattcaaaagacctcattaaagaggggaTGGAACGTGGTGTTTCTAACATGTACCttaaactaagcgtcaaagtgctgaATGGAAGGCTctagacgagccaccacccaaaaattgcgtttggagaagttaaaaatcaagtggatgctcatttgtttctacggttccaagggaattgtctagCAATTGTCCAAGGGAATTGTAGTGCCGacaggccaaaccgtcaatgcagttttctatcttggcgttttgaagcgtttgttgcatcgtattcgtcgaattcgccctgaataccgtgaAGGAGGTACCTGATGCTTAATGCATGATAATACACTATCCCATCGAtctactcttgtgactgattttttgactagaaatcgcattttaaccatcaatcactcaccgtattcgcgaattgacgcttacaccctttattcgGTGTTTGCCTGAActccttctcttatttgtggcgtgcgtcttgatgttaatCCACAAATCGAGGGGATCTATAGTTTTAAActgactccaaacggcaaatgttttttataaggggctttttcaaaatacaaaaaatgcgaAGCCCGAATGATAGaagaagtttttctaatagcggtagctCCTCGGCCGGAAagggcaaaaatacactcggaggtttgcaatttCCGGCCGAGGagctaccgctattagaaaaacttcttCTATCATTCGGGCTTCGCACccatgcacttccgaatgatacTCACGGATGGTACCTACTTTTTCAAATTGGAACTGAATTGAAATTCACAATTACCTACTggcatattttgtatgaaaagtgctagaattttgcatttttctgccttaatcaccaccaacaACTTAAGTTTTTGCGTCATCAATAAATAGCACCAACTACGAGAGCTTTTGCCAGTTGGTACATAATTTGAATTCGCATTAATTAATGAATTGTTTGATTCTTAAGTACACAGAAACTAACAACtacataataaaactaaaaaaaatcgtttgctgtatttgtttgtttcattggaagtcaacaaagagaaaattcggtacattttacagtttttctttgataaaggtgaaaatgcaagccagaccgctgaaattgtgcCGGTACTGTAACAGCTAGTTAAGTGGAATTTTGGGGTCGTCAATTCCGGTgatgcatttttgatgttaaagaaaatgtcgatataactacagaaataatcgaagttgaccggcatattagtagtcgtagcatcgcccaggagctaaagatcgaccataaaacagtttttccgcaaatggtaaaaattttaaaagtaaatatgtttCAAATTACCATAATTGAAACACATAATTGGTCAGGGTACAATTGGAGCAACTACAGCAGAAAACATCTGGGTTTAATATATTAGCAATTAGAATATCACCCCCACGAGTAGTATTTACAGATACACTGTCTCAATCTTTGGAAATACGGTGAATAGATTTCTGTAAACAAAATTCCTCACTACAAGAAAATAACATAATCGCAATGGCAGCATAAGTAGAGCTagttttttgttccttttctgtcatattttcatactaaattttaaaatttgaagaaaaacgaAAAGGACGGATAATAACATTCGTCGACAGTGAGAAGCTTACGTTATCAACTGATGTGACTcgtattttgaaatttgctttAGATAGAGAATTTACATTAACACCTCTCTTTACtaacttaaacaaaaagagaTGCGTGCGATCACAATATTTGTGTGGTGAGAGATGTAATTGACAAGCGTTGAGTTAACCAAGGGTTTAAAAGAGGACACTTGGAGACATCCATATATTAGTATAAATCGCAGTGTTAATAATGTAGAGAAGTAActcaaattgtaaatttttgagattttatcGTCTTGTTGAATGCTCAATAAGATAATTCCGAACTAAGTTGTTAATCCCGATTAACTATGCGTTATACTAGTTTTATGATACTCTCTAGCAGCGAATCTTGCTCTATaactttgttgctgctttcacatgcaaatttttcgtcaactgAGTAGAGTCCAGAAACGGCGAAAGAGAAGTAGCGAATCGAAGCCGCCTTTTGATTGGCTGTCGtcaaaaatttagatatacaaacaaatgtacatatatatgtaaagaaACGAATTACAGTGCAAACACTGTAATGTGTTGTGGAAACAGTTCAAAAGTCTCTCAAACCCAAAATCTTTAAACCAAGGGAAAACGTATTATAAGATGCCTTAAATAAACACAAGACGTGAGCctagtttaaataaatatggaGTTATTGGAGTCATGGCTGTGGAGTTAAAATTTTCAGAGAAATTGATAGGGCCACAAATTATTTTATCATTTAACacttgaaatattattttcaataaatggaaaaaatcaaaaatgaagtTTGCATACTCTAGAAGATTGGGTATCATCATCATTATATACATGCCTCCAAAGAAGCAATACGTGAAACATCCGACGAATATAGGCAATCTTGTAAAATATAGGGCAGCCGAGTGTCAGAAAATGAACAGATAAAGCTGCGTATTTGCATCACCTTTAATCCCTGCTTGATTTAACTTAATACTTTAAATTAGttacaaactttttattttaataaataagctACTTTAATTCATACTTTCCATTGCTTTGTTTAGTATGATCGGATAATATTAATGTCTATTTCAGGGcaggagaattaaaaaaattattttccagcattgaatactttttatGCATATACTGCAGTCAAGCAGTATGCTTCATAAAAatgctaattatttttttagcaaaactaATATTTAGGAATACTCCGTATGAAAGTATTACaagctaaatttttaataataaagtgaattaattctaaataaaaaatattaggttAAAATATAAACTCCTCTCCTAATTAAtacacaataaatatttttgtaatagtcTACTagctttttcccaaaaaataaaagttttgaaatgttattaaaattgcaatacgagtatgtgcatacaaatttacaatCTGTATGACCAATGAAATAACTGTGTTTGCAGGTGTGCCAGGAAGAGGAGTTTCTCCAACTGAATGCTTATCAATTAATTGCTTTAATACGTCGCGATGAGTTAAATGTTCAAGAAGAGCGCGAAGTATATAATGCCGTACTTAAATGGGTTAAGTATGATGAAGATAATCGTTATCCAAAAATGGAACACATACTTTATGCTGTTCGTTGTCAATTCCTGACACCCAATTTTCTCAAAGAACAAATGAGAAACTGTGATGTGCTACGAAAGGTGCCGGCCTGTCGAGAATATTTAGCAAAGATATTCAAAGACCTGACTTTACACAAACGGCCGGTAGTGAAAGAACGTACACCAAATACGACTCGAATGATTTTTGTAGCAGGAGGATTTTTTCGGCAATCATTAGACATACTTGAAGCTTATAATGTGGATGACAAGGCGTGGACAACATTACCGAATTTGCGAATTCCCCGATCTGGTCTTGGTGCAGCATTCTTGAAAGGAACTTTCTATGCTGTGGGAGGACGAAATAATTCAATTGGTTCTTCATATGATTCAGATTGGGTGGATCGTTATAATGCCGCAACAGAACAATGGCGCGCATGCGCTCCAATGACAGTACCACGCCACAGAGTGGGTGTTGCCGTAATGGATGAGTTGATGTACGCAGTTGGAGGATCCGCTGGATCGGAATATCACAATTCAGTTGAATAGTAtgtaaataagaaagaaaaactcGGGTGTATCATTTATTGaacaaaatacttattttttttattctcagtTATGATCCAGATCAAGATCGATGGACACTAGTGCAGCCAATGCATGAAAAACGTTTAGGTGTAGGTGTGGTTGTTGTGAATCGTTTATTATATGCTATTGGAGGATTTAATGGAACTGATCGCCTCACAACTGTAGAATGCTACCACCCTGAAAATAATGAATGGACCTTTGTGCAGCCAATGCAATATGAGCGGAGCGGTGctggtaaaataaaaatagtttatttggCTTATGAATGTGTTTAAAAGTTATTGGTTTTGGCTACCCAGTTTTAGGCAAAACTCCATTTATTTCTGATGTGTTAGTTATCATTTATCTAAACTCATCTCATACAAAACAATGGCCAAATGATGTTTAAATCGTTTCTTCGGGAAACGATTAGGAACGATTTTTTCCACTCCATGTTGAATTGAATGTTCATACCTGATGATATGATTAGttgaacgcaaactttttcgTTCTTTCTGAATTCATGTTGACCTTTAAATTGACCCCCTCTTACATTTTGCTCTCCATATTGGGAAGCTAGATTTTCGTTACggattttacatatttctttaaGTTAAGGTTGATGCCTTGACTCACATTCGAAAGTGCAAAGGGTTCGAAACCccgggcacgaaacaccaattgatggAACACGTTTTTCTAATGACGGTTGCTCCTCGGCagaccgagtgtatttctgtcatgaaaaaccatctgcggttcggaggtggcataaagcTGTAGATTAATCCATTTGTAGAAAACATCAAGAAGCTTACCAAACACCTGAAAAGGGTGTAAAcatcaattatttatataaagatATCggaaaatggcgtcgtacgtcaatcctAACGGGTGTTATTTTTAGATTCTTGACAACTATCCatgtcgataactatggtttgatattattcagatttattgaaaaatgtagtCAAAATTTAGACTCATCGAATGTACCATGTAATTCGTAGTCGCGGCAGACCTAtcatatcattttcaaaaaatagatagGTAGATAGATAGCTGGATCTATTATCTACAAGATTATAAGGAAACAAATTCACTCCATCAATATTCCCGCTTTGTATTGTCATTCTAAGTtctaaagctcttaaaaaacacagtcgatatttttcacttgtgaattagacagttgcagtatacaaacagacaaacaatggagcgcgtaaagaggtcaaaataaatatttccattactcaaaaaatttattttatttaataaaaaaagttatccaaatcaaaatcggatgattaatgtataagtatatggttGGGAGTACCAATATGAGTACTTGTACTAATTCAGGTCTAAATAAATTGAAAGGTTTTTCTGTTAAACATTTCTGTAAGTGTctcattttctattaaaaaaaactgcaacCTCAGTTAATGCacacttttttaaattcataaaggTATTGTTTGTTTTGGTTAAACAGATAGCTATtaactataaaatatatttctatgtaAGCCAACACGAGTTCGAACATTACCAAATAATCCGTTTTTCAGAAAACCAAAACTAAATTTACTTGTATTTagggtaattttcatatttactttCACTCGGATTCCAGCACCCCGTCTGTATATTtgtttaaggattttttttttcattccatttttctagatatgtatgttaaatttaaaacatcGATGAACGAAATTTCGGGAATAGTTttcttatataaagggtggttaagtttcaagggccggtgttgattttgaataaaatacaattgttttaggaaattattgtcatttttctttattatgataatattggtatggctcaattacgtatggaacaaaatatcagccaaatggccgccgcggcctcggcggcacacctccatcccatggtccaaattttcgatgacgctgagacataattgaggttctatgccgttaatgtgccgaattatctcatcctttagctcttgaattgttactggcttatcgacgtacaccttttctttcaaataaccccaaagaaagaagtccagcgGTGTCAAATCCCAGGATCTtgacggccaattgacatcgccgcgacgtgagattattcggccatcaaatttttcgcgcaaaagagccattgtttcgttagctgtgtgacaagtggcaccgtcctgttgaaaccacatatcttccacatccatatcttccaattcgagccataaaaggttcgttatcatctcacgatagcgaacactattcacagtaactgcctgaacGGCCCCATTTTGGATAAAAAACCGGCCCataatgccgccggcccataaaccgcaccaaacagtcactctttgtgggtgcattggtttttccgcaatcactcttggattatcattcgcccaaatgcggcaattctgcttattgacgaatccactgaggtgaaaatgtgcctcatcactgaagatgaagtgcgcgcccgttttcataataagcctggaTAACTTTCACGTGTTGCTCGATTGTATatttttccatggttcaaattgagttagtctgaaattgaaaaatgtcaaatgaaatgcagaaaaaaacttgacgtttaggtgtggtttacattcaacatcggcctttgaaatttaaccaccctttatttatctCATACATAAATcgcaaattttcatattttcgcaaaaactgtggaaatatcttgaaaatgtttaattttaatgaaatcaagCATGAACGATCGATTACCAGATTCTCAAGATATTAGAAGTTTTTATGATCTACATTTTCCTTTAATCCATAACCGTTATTTGAGGATATcttgaaaaaagtgaattttcggTGGATGGTTTGATTCCtagttaaaaatattagtaaacatTTGTAAACCAACTTAATTTAGTGAAGACAAGACCCCACTACGGGGAACACGTTTTAACAGCAAGACAGCTcggatggctataccgaaaatagaattccagaaatgtttcgagagctggatcaagtCCTGGCATAAGTACGTTTCAGATGTTTTCGTATAAGTTAAGGATTGTGAGCGATTGCCATTGTAttggcattttttttgtcttttcatTCTTTTTGTTCCCATTTTAGGTTGTGGTTATTTTGTGTTGGTTATTTtgtgtaatgtttttttttttttttttgaacaagcAGAGTTTATAGTTCACAGCATTTGTATGCAATGGAATATCGGTCTTTAAAATtagccgtagtcgaatgggttgatgactaccattcagaattcggagaacgtaggttcgaatctccgaaacaccaaaatatagaaaaagttttctctaatagcggtcgcccctcggccggcaatggcaaacctccgagtgtatttctgccatgaaaaagctcctcataaaaaatatctgcctttggagtcggcttaaaactgtaggtgaaacaacattaagacgcgcactacaaatagaaggagaagcccggctaaacacccaaaaagggtgtaagcgccaatcatatattatatatatatgaacggGTGTATATAGTCCCGTGGATTTGTAACAGATTGGCAATGTCGAATTATTTATATGCACCAATCTCTCTTTGCGCGgcttttttacacgattttgaaaaaacacggttcattaattaatttttttaaaaaaaatttattctaaaCAAAATACAATTCCTAAATtcctgatttaaaatttttcgtgtaagattaagtaaaaatacatatgttccTTCATATGATACAATGAGTACGATTTAGAACTAACGAAGTCCGActgtgcattaaaatttcaacgaaATCATTAGTAGCTGGTTAATAATTATTGTTCAAGGTGGCGCAACATTagtcatcaaattttgtttttgaaatatttgttttgatggaaatcttttttttattcctttacaCGATCCCATTGCTTATCTGCTTTTATACTGCAGCTATCATAAGATATATACCTCATCTTAACACGCGTATTTCCCATCCAACTTATATTATCAACAATCTGTTATCCCGAACTAGTCTACATCATGTCGCTGGATAAACGCTGAGAAATTATCTTTCACAAAATCGGCTCGACGGAATGATCTGATTGTACATAATACAATTATCTAACATATGCAATACTGTTTTCCGTATATTTCGCCATTATTTGGAACTCTGTTCCAACTTCGATTCGTAGATAATATTGCATCCTGAGTATTgctatctacatatgtatatcctatatatatatatacatatatacataattggcgcgtacacccgttttgggtgtttggccgagctcctcctccaggGCATTCCAGAGATCAGCGACCGCATAAATAATGCGAGAAGTGCTTTTTTACACTCAATAAAGTTTGGAGATGCAGCAACATCTCACAgagcacaaaaatcaaaatcttCAACTGCAGTGTCAAAGCGGAACTGTCATGCGGTTGCAGAGCTTGGAGCTTGCTGCTGGCAACAACTTCTAATAACAAATACTGCGAATTTTCTGGCCAAACCGTATTTGAACTGAAAAGCTTTTGTTACGCACAAGCACCAGCCCAGTTAAAATAGAAATACATAGTTCCGCTGTACCAAAAGAGAATTAAAAGTAACCCAGGTATTCTGGAACCAGGCTAAAACCTTAGCACAAATAGGGTGAGATGGGGAGAACTTGGGGAGTTCATTTTgaacattttacattttattcatatatattgtaaataagggacatatatatgtatg
Coding sequences within:
- the LOC129242011 gene encoding kelch-like ECH-associated protein 1B, with translation MSNTTNSANNCQNDFIFRNPCSYNTPIAEQEDVDDRDDDMTFCMSNYAKEVLKMMFMMRSHNMLTDVILEVKHELFPAHKVVLSAASPYFKAMFTGGLKESEMSRVQLQGVCPTAMGRIIYFMYTGHIRVTEVTVCQLLPAATMFQVPNVINACCAFLERQLDPTNAIGIANFAEQHGCSELQRKANHFIERHFTQVCQEEEFLQLNAYQLIALIRRDELNVQEEREVYNAVLKWVKYDEDNRYPKMEHILYAVRCQFLTPNFLKEQMRNCDVLRKVPACREYLAKIFKDLTLHKRPVVKERTPNTTRMIFVAGGFFRQSLDILEAYNVDDKAWTTLPNLRIPRSGLGAAFLKGTFYAVGGRNNSIGSSYDSDWVDRYNAATEQWRACAPMTVPRHRVGVAVMDELMYAVGGSAGSEYHNSVEYYDPDQDRWTLVQPMHEKRLGVGVVVVNRLLYAIGGFNGTDRLTTVECYHPENNEWTFVQPMQYERSGAGVAAINQYIYVVGGFDGTRQLATVERYDTENQIWESVASVRIARSALSLTSLDGKLYAIGGFDGTNFLSIVEVYDPKTNTWEQGTPLNSGRSGHASAVIYQPSCATNFMDCMDSETTKRGGSGPCPDESSSSRNISQIGHNVEGSTSGNSYMHFHTTFGGSSCRNCDRDLQANKDIKKKVSNLYKPTLLDTLENVNLFSEIMQYQVKTPAADLVGTPEIKQENFKYSKCSKNVLIRYLKNIATGQLFYQYFHELRERHCKIQVLV